A genomic segment from Candidatus Cloacimonadota bacterium encodes:
- a CDS encoding RnfABCDGE type electron transport complex subunit G, producing MKNIIKPTLVLLVICVIASTVLAFLYQKTAPIIAENNKIAERDARKVVLPEATKFLAVDGQGRTEVEKDFSEKNIKYYEGFSDDKLVGYIFKCGEKGYSSYVKTIVGIANDKDFTITGIKIVSQQETPGLGANCVTPGFAAKFKGKNPATIYVNKDGGDIVAITGATITTRTVTNSIRDEFDLLKKDFKDNQEGAK from the coding sequence ATGAAAAATATAATTAAGCCTACGCTCGTTTTGCTCGTTATCTGCGTGATAGCGAGTACGGTTTTGGCTTTTCTTTACCAGAAGACAGCACCGATTATCGCCGAAAACAATAAAATTGCCGAACGAGATGCCCGAAAAGTAGTCTTACCGGAAGCGACTAAGTTTTTGGCTGTGGACGGACAGGGTAGAACCGAAGTAGAAAAAGATTTTAGTGAAAAGAACATAAAATACTACGAAGGTTTCAGTGATGATAAATTAGTCGGATATATTTTCAAATGTGGTGAAAAGGGTTACAGTAGCTATGTGAAAACCATTGTCGGAATTGCAAATGACAAGGATTTTACGATTACAGGTATAAAGATAGTTTCACAACAAGAAACCCCGGGTTTGGGTGCAAATTGTGTTACACCCGGATTTGCAGCGAAATTCAAAGGGAAAAATCCTGCCACAATTTATGTGAATAAAGACGGTGGCGATATTGTAGCCATCACAGGGGCAACTATTACTACCAGAACAGTTACAAATTCGATTCGAGATGAATTTGATTTATTAAAAAAGGATTTTAAAGATAACCAAGAAGGAGCAAAATGA
- a CDS encoding electron transport complex subunit E: MKLFGELTKGIIKENPVFVMALGLCPALAVSTSVENAIGMGGAATFVLICSNIIISLIKNIVPDKVRIPSFILVIAAFVTVIDMTMHAYLPPLHKSLGIFIPLIVVNCVILGRAEAFACKNNVGRSVLDGLGMGLGFTLALVVIAIIRELLGAGTIYNIPIMPASYKPMIVAILPPGAFITIGLLMGLLNLFKKEKK, from the coding sequence ATGAAATTATTTGGAGAACTTACAAAAGGTATTATAAAAGAAAATCCTGTTTTTGTTATGGCTCTCGGGTTGTGTCCGGCTCTTGCAGTGAGCACCTCGGTTGAAAATGCAATCGGGATGGGTGGGGCAGCAACTTTTGTTTTGATTTGCTCGAATATTATCATTTCTTTGATCAAAAATATTGTACCGGATAAAGTACGAATTCCTTCCTTCATTTTGGTTATTGCTGCGTTTGTTACGGTTATTGATATGACGATGCATGCCTATCTGCCCCCGCTTCACAAAAGTCTGGGAATTTTTATTCCACTCATTGTGGTTAATTGTGTAATTCTTGGTAGAGCCGAAGCCTTTGCCTGCAAAAACAACGTAGGCAGATCAGTTCTTGACGGATTAGGTATGGGATTGGGTTTTACTCTGGCACTTGTAGTTATTGCGATTATTCGCGAACTGCTCGGTGCAGGAACGATTTATAATATTCCCATAATGCCGGCTTCTTACAAACCGATGATAGTAGCAATTTTGCCGCCCGGAGCATTTATTACGATCGGATTGCTGATGGGTTTGCTAAATCTTTTTAAGAAAGAAAAAAAGTAA